The proteins below are encoded in one region of Syntrophotalea carbinolica DSM 2380:
- a CDS encoding type II secretion system protein encodes MGNNKNRLLSYAHGFTLIEVVVTVAILGILVTAVLPLAEVTVKRTREMELRRALRVMRMAIDQYKEDYDQAVKDNHIIAEADQTGYPASLDVLVEGKDWKGLYDFPRKYLRKLPRDPFDEGLGWGLRGYRDAPDSSTWDGKDVYDIYSQSEQTALDGTIYSSW; translated from the coding sequence ATGGGAAACAATAAAAACCGCCTGTTGTCTTATGCGCACGGTTTCACTTTGATCGAGGTCGTCGTTACAGTGGCCATACTCGGCATTCTGGTGACGGCTGTGCTGCCTTTGGCCGAAGTCACCGTTAAGCGGACGCGGGAAATGGAGTTGCGACGTGCCTTGAGGGTCATGCGGATGGCCATCGATCAGTACAAGGAGGATTACGACCAGGCGGTCAAAGATAACCATATCATTGCAGAAGCGGATCAGACCGGTTATCCGGCCAGCCTTGACGTACTGGTCGAAGGCAAGGATTGGAAGGGCCTCTACGATTTTCCTCGAAAATATCTTCGAAAATTGCCTCGCGACCCCTTCGATGAGGGGTTGGGATGGGGGCTGCGGGGATACCGGGATGCCCCGGATTCGAGCACCTGGGATGGTAAGGATGTCTATGATATCTACTCTCAAAGCGAACAGACGGCACTCGATGGCACGATTTATAGCAGCTGGTGA
- the ftsE gene encoding cell division ATP-binding protein FtsE, protein MIQLYNVCMSYQKDATALTDFSLKIPKGDFLYLTGPSGAGKSTLLKLLYGAEKPTRGQILVNGMNITRMRSWRIPMLRRKLGIVFQDFKLISTRTLFENVAFPLEVQGKKRYEISNKVYQALKHVGLQGKLHRFPLQLSGGEQQRAAIARALVTDPLILIADEPTGNLDDDVACEIMELFKGANARGTTVLLATHDREIIRRYPRRIVSLDKGRLVDDQMP, encoded by the coding sequence ATGATTCAACTTTACAATGTCTGCATGTCTTACCAAAAGGATGCCACCGCCCTGACTGATTTCAGTCTTAAAATCCCCAAGGGCGACTTTCTTTATTTGACCGGTCCTTCCGGTGCCGGTAAATCCACCCTGTTAAAGCTGCTATACGGTGCCGAAAAACCCACCCGTGGCCAGATATTGGTGAACGGCATGAATATCACGCGCATGCGTTCGTGGCGTATCCCCATGCTGCGTCGAAAGCTCGGCATCGTTTTTCAGGATTTTAAACTTATTTCTACGCGTACCTTGTTTGAAAATGTCGCGTTTCCCCTTGAAGTCCAGGGAAAAAAACGTTACGAGATCAGCAATAAAGTCTATCAGGCTCTCAAACATGTCGGGTTGCAGGGCAAACTTCATCGTTTTCCCTTGCAGCTTTCCGGGGGGGAACAGCAAAGAGCGGCCATCGCCCGCGCTCTGGTCACGGATCCGTTGATTCTGATCGCTGATGAACCGACTGGAAACCTCGACGACGACGTTGCCTGCGAAATTATGGAACTTTTCAAAGGGGCCAATGCCCGGGGGACAACCGTACTGCTTGCAACGCATGACAGGGAAATCATTCGACGTTATCCGCGGCGCATCGTGTCTCTGGACAAGGGGCGTTTGGTGGACGATCAAATGCCTTGA
- a CDS encoding type IV pilin protein, translating into MAPKCAKGWGGSAGFTLIELMIVMTIVAILASISLPHYQRNLIRARESVLSENLYQMRKAIDAFYADQRKYPDTLEALVDKRYLRSIPKDPFTRSAETWYTIPPEVLDPVVGDTGAVFDVHSGSDLVGLNGVPYRDW; encoded by the coding sequence ATGGCGCCCAAATGCGCAAAAGGGTGGGGGGGCAGTGCCGGCTTTACGCTTATCGAACTCATGATCGTCATGACAATAGTCGCCATACTTGCGAGTATCTCTCTGCCCCATTATCAGCGTAACCTCATAAGAGCCAGGGAGTCCGTGCTGAGTGAAAACCTCTACCAGATGCGCAAGGCCATCGATGCCTTTTACGCCGACCAGCGCAAATACCCGGATACTCTCGAGGCGCTTGTCGATAAACGATATCTGAGAAGTATCCCCAAGGACCCCTTTACCAGAAGTGCGGAAACATGGTACACCATACCTCCGGAAGTGCTTGATCCTGTCGTCGGTGATACCGGTGCCGTATTCGACGTGCACAGTGGCAGCGATCTTGTCGGACTCAACGGCGTACCTTATCGCGACTGGTAG
- the ftsX gene encoding permease-like cell division protein FtsX encodes MLQSLGYFIRRVGRNLKQTPVLCSAAIGTVAVALMIMGFFAIVVINVQQVAEQWGREIQVVAYFDRVPDKDKITDWRTMLEGMEEVQQVDFVSRDEAFRRFEQRLGEDADLLDGVGRDFLPASLEVVLNEESRSQIGVETVVERLRQIPELADVSYEPDWLERFDAFVGLLKVAGVVFGGFLLFAALFIVSNTIKLTLYARREEIEIMTLVGGTPLFIKMPFLLEGALQGLFGGLLALFGVWSVFTLVLREGLYGVLMVAGADGILFLSAYQQGAIAICGLVLGFTGSVLSLRKFVRI; translated from the coding sequence GTGCTGCAATCTCTCGGCTATTTTATCCGCAGGGTCGGTCGAAATCTCAAGCAGACCCCTGTTTTGTGCAGTGCTGCTATCGGTACTGTGGCCGTAGCCCTTATGATTATGGGCTTTTTTGCCATTGTGGTCATTAATGTTCAGCAGGTTGCCGAACAGTGGGGCCGCGAAATTCAGGTTGTCGCCTATTTTGATCGTGTCCCGGATAAGGATAAAATCACCGACTGGCGGACGATGCTCGAGGGCATGGAAGAGGTCCAGCAGGTCGATTTTGTGTCACGCGACGAAGCCTTCAGGCGTTTTGAGCAGCGCCTCGGGGAGGATGCCGATCTGCTGGATGGCGTCGGCAGGGATTTTTTGCCGGCTTCCCTGGAAGTTGTGCTTAATGAGGAAAGTCGCAGTCAGATCGGCGTCGAGACCGTGGTCGAAAGGCTTAGGCAGATTCCGGAATTGGCGGATGTAAGTTATGAGCCGGACTGGCTTGAACGTTTTGATGCCTTTGTCGGTCTCTTGAAAGTGGCCGGCGTCGTATTTGGAGGTTTTTTGTTGTTTGCCGCGTTGTTTATCGTTTCGAACACCATTAAGCTGACCCTGTATGCCCGCCGTGAAGAGATTGAAATCATGACTCTTGTTGGTGGCACACCTCTTTTTATCAAGATGCCGTTTCTGCTGGAAGGTGCTTTGCAAGGCCTTTTCGGTGGCCTGCTGGCGCTGTTCGGCGTCTGGAGCGTGTTTACGCTGGTCTTACGCGAAGGCCTTTATGGTGTCCTGATGGTGGCCGGTGCCGATGGTATTCTTTTCCTTTCGGCCTATCAGCAAGGAGCGATCGCGATCTGTGGCCTGGTCCTCGGTTTTACCGGTAGCGTACTTTCTCTACGAAAGTTCGTCAGGATTTGA
- a CDS encoding secretin N-terminal domain-containing protein — protein MANPMNKAIKQSGLLLVLILVLAGCAGKQAFNAGDRFFQQGKYDLAMEQYAAAVAAEPERHEYRLKWLKARNRSALQHYERGNQLAAENEISLAAAEYRQAVTLDGNLAVAVQRLRELQARVEAQQLVAEAEEFYEKGKYGQAKANLRKALHLMPSDPGAQDLLRQVELASQTIMDGYELALSSREPLSLQFAEMDLHQAFAVLSQLSGIHFILDEDINPRPVSLLLKKASFAQVLDLLLKLNGLGKRVLNSQTILVYPRTKEKEKQYEDRIIQVFYLSHIEAKKAVNLLRTILQTRKIYVHDELNAIVMRDKPEVIELARQILEASDRNDSEVVFDLELVEVSHRDLLDIGPKLSSYSISAGMGRTILDTDGNVVTNLVSDTLAAGGTTDTLVRSFSRLESFYTLPTATFDFAKTLIDSEILANPKIRVKNREKAKVHIGTKEPIVTTNISTTTGDVTSTNVQYIDVGVKLDVEPNIQLDDTIVTKLTLEVSSILEKEEIAGGGSALRISTTNAGSSLILKDGERTIIGGLIRNDLSDTRDTLPFIGSIPIIGHLFTGRSKEKNKSEILLSITPHIVRSVDMPRPDVATIWSGGEDDLAPGARFARFTDEDPAETSEPSKTEAGPKDSTRPHEFQLSGPETVAPERSFALQVSAMGIRSLLSARFALRYPSALVQPVGVVPGALMGTQGQESHATMSASDGFEEVVIDVQREVGKSGVSGEGPVAIVEFKTIGEGSLVFSLDDCTVNTGQGLSDACTATPLTIEME, from the coding sequence ATGGCGAACCCGATGAATAAAGCGATAAAGCAATCCGGTTTGTTGTTGGTGCTGATACTTGTATTGGCAGGTTGTGCAGGGAAGCAGGCCTTCAATGCCGGGGACAGATTCTTTCAACAGGGCAAATACGACCTTGCCATGGAGCAGTATGCCGCGGCGGTTGCTGCCGAGCCGGAACGACACGAATATCGTCTGAAATGGCTTAAAGCCCGGAATCGATCGGCATTGCAGCATTACGAAAGGGGAAATCAGCTGGCCGCGGAAAACGAGATTTCCCTGGCGGCTGCGGAATACCGTCAGGCGGTAACCCTCGATGGCAATCTTGCGGTTGCGGTGCAGAGATTGAGGGAGCTTCAGGCTCGGGTAGAGGCGCAACAGCTCGTAGCCGAAGCGGAGGAATTCTACGAAAAGGGAAAATACGGTCAGGCAAAAGCCAACCTGAGAAAAGCACTGCATCTGATGCCATCCGATCCCGGTGCCCAAGATCTTTTGCGCCAGGTGGAATTGGCCAGTCAGACCATCATGGATGGTTACGAGTTGGCTTTGAGTTCACGTGAACCTTTGAGTCTTCAATTCGCCGAGATGGATTTGCACCAGGCCTTTGCAGTTTTGAGCCAGTTGTCCGGGATTCATTTTATTCTGGATGAGGATATAAATCCGCGCCCTGTTTCCCTGTTGCTTAAAAAAGCCTCCTTCGCTCAAGTGCTCGATCTTTTGCTCAAACTCAACGGTTTGGGCAAGCGGGTTCTCAATAGCCAGACCATTCTTGTCTATCCCCGAACCAAGGAAAAGGAAAAGCAATACGAGGACCGGATTATACAGGTATTTTATTTGTCGCATATTGAAGCCAAAAAGGCTGTGAATCTGTTGCGGACCATACTGCAAACGCGAAAAATATATGTGCATGATGAACTTAACGCGATTGTCATGCGTGATAAACCCGAGGTCATCGAGCTGGCCAGGCAGATATTGGAGGCTTCCGACCGTAACGATTCGGAGGTTGTTTTCGATCTCGAACTGGTCGAGGTCAGTCATCGCGATTTGCTGGATATCGGGCCGAAACTCAGTTCCTATTCCATCAGTGCCGGTATGGGGCGAACGATCCTCGATACCGATGGCAATGTCGTGACTAACCTGGTGAGCGATACCCTGGCGGCGGGAGGCACGACAGATACCCTGGTAAGAAGTTTCAGCCGTCTCGAATCCTTCTATACCCTGCCGACCGCGACCTTCGATTTCGCCAAGACACTGATTGACAGCGAAATCCTGGCCAATCCGAAAATCCGGGTTAAAAATCGCGAAAAGGCCAAAGTGCATATCGGCACCAAGGAGCCGATCGTCACGACCAATATCAGCACCACCACCGGGGATGTCACCTCCACCAATGTCCAGTATATCGATGTCGGGGTCAAGCTCGATGTCGAACCCAATATTCAGCTCGACGATACCATCGTCACCAAACTCACCCTGGAGGTCAGCAGCATTCTGGAAAAGGAAGAGATTGCCGGTGGCGGCTCGGCACTGCGTATTTCAACCACCAATGCCGGTTCCTCGCTCATTTTGAAGGATGGCGAACGTACAATTATCGGCGGTCTGATACGTAATGACCTGTCCGACACACGGGATACCTTGCCCTTTATCGGCAGCATCCCGATTATCGGTCATCTTTTCACCGGCCGCAGCAAGGAAAAAAACAAGAGTGAAATCCTGCTTTCCATTACTCCGCATATCGTACGCAGCGTCGATATGCCGAGGCCGGATGTGGCGACCATATGGTCGGGTGGCGAGGACGATCTCGCTCCGGGTGCGCGATTTGCTCGCTTTACGGATGAAGACCCGGCCGAAACGTCTGAGCCGAGCAAGACGGAGGCGGGGCCGAAGGATTCCACGCGGCCTCATGAGTTTCAACTTTCCGGCCCGGAAACAGTGGCTCCGGAGCGGTCCTTTGCTCTGCAAGTGTCGGCGATGGGGATACGGAGCCTTCTGTCAGCGCGGTTTGCTTTGCGCTATCCCTCGGCTCTGGTTCAGCCGGTCGGGGTTGTCCCGGGCGCTTTGATGGGCACGCAGGGGCAGGAGAGTCATGCCACCATGTCGGCTTCCGATGGTTTCGAAGAGGTGGTCATTGATGTGCAGCGTGAGGTGGGGAAAAGCGGCGTATCAGGGGAAGGCCCTGTCGCCATTGTGGAATTCAAGACCATTGGCGAGGGGAGCCTTGTGTTTTCGCTCGACGATTGCACGGTAAATACCGGGCAGGGGCTGAGTGACGCCTGCACGGCCACTCCTTTGACGATCGAGATGGAATAA